The Ananas comosus cultivar F153 linkage group 7, ASM154086v1, whole genome shotgun sequence genome has a window encoding:
- the LOC109713357 gene encoding indole-3-acetate beta-glucosyltransferase-like codes for MAVAHVLVLPYPSQGHINPMLEFAKRLAAKGPAVTVVVTRHILASVGEPRDALGPVHLAAISDGHDAGGFPSAASLEAYLAALGDVGSRTLADLIDDRPFTCLVYDTYAPWAVPVARRRGLPAVAFSTQSCAVSAIYYYVGGGMLRVPAEGEEGTAAAAAVEMAALGLPEMGRSEFPSFALKDGSYPTLAAFALSQFADLGEEDWVLFNSFDELESKVLTRLNRHFRARAIGPCVPLVPTEAGSTYGMNLLAAEEDTCMKWLDAKPPASVVYVAFGSFASLPPEQMAQLAQALLSCNHHFLWVVRASEEETLPPQFAERLKEDGGSEKGLVVKWSPQVRVLAHGAVGCFVTHCGWNSTLEAIGFGVPTVAMGLWTDQPTNAKHMESAWGFGVRAAAQRRDRRGRIVRAEEIERCVREVMEREEIRRNARRWRAAAERAAGRGGSSDVSLDEFVGFLSAMKGGRQGGGTRE; via the exons ATGGCCGTGGCTCATGTCCTTGTGCTCCCTTACCCTAGCCAAGGCCACATCAACCCCATGCTCGAATTCGCGAAACGCCTCGCCGCGAAGGGCCCTGCCGTCACCGTTGTCGTCACCCGCCACATCCTCGCCTCTGTCGGCGAGCCCCGCGACGCCTTGGGCCCCGTCCACCTCGCCGCCATCTCCGACGGCCACGACGCCGGCGGCTTCCCCTCCGCCGCCAGCCTCGAGGCCTACCTCGCCGCCCTCGGCGACGTCGGCTCGCGCACGCTCGCCGATCTCATCGACGACCGCCCTTTCACGTGCCTCGTCTACGACACCTACGCGCCGTGGGCCGTCCCCGTGGCGAGGCGGCGCGGCTTGCCCGCCGTGGCGTTCTCCACGCAGTCGTGCGCGGTGAGCGCGATATATTATTACGTCGGCGGGGGGATGCTCCGAGTGCCGGCGGAGGGCGAAGAAGggaccgcggcggcggcggcggtggagatgGCGGCGTTGGGATTGCCGGAGATGGGGAGATCGGAGTTCCCGTCCTTCGCGCTGAAGGACGGGTCGTACCCGACCCTCGCCGCGTTCGCGCTGAGCCAGTTTGCGGATCTGGGGGAGGAGGATTGGGTCCTCTTCAATTCCTTTGATGAATTGGAGAGCAAG GTCTTGACACGCTTGAATCGCCATTTCCGCGCGCGAGCCATCGGGCCCTGCGTCCCACTGGTGCCGACCGAAGCCGGCAGCACGTACGGCATGAACCTGTTGGCCGCGGAGGAGGACACGTGCATGAAGTGGCTCGACGCGAAACCCCCCGCCTCCGTCGTGTACGTCGCCTTTGGCAGCTTTGCCTCCTTACCCCCCGAGCAAATGGCGCAGCTCGCGCAGGCCCTCCTGTCATGCAACCACCACTTCTTGTGGGTGGTGAGGGCTTCGGAGGAAGAAACCCTACCCCCGCAGTTCGCCGAGCGGTTGAAGGAAGACGGCGGCAGCGAGAAAGGATTGGTGGTGAAGTGGAGCCCGCAGGTGCGGGTTCTGGCGCACGGGGCGGTCGGGTGCTTCGTGACGCACTGCGGGTGGAACTCGACGCTGGAGGCGATCGGGTTCGGGGTGCCGACGGTGGCGATGGGGCTGTGGACCGACCAGCCGACGAACGCGAAGCACATGGAGAGTGCGTGGGGGTTCGGGGTGCGGGCCGCGGCGCAGCGCAGGGATCGGAGAGGGAGAATCGTCAGAGCGGAGGAGATCGAGAGGTGCGTGAGGGAGGtgatggagagggaggagatcAGACGGAATGCGAGGCGgtggagggcggcggcggagagggcggCCGGTCGCGGCGGGAGCTCGGACGTGAGCTTGGATGAGTTTGTGGGGTTTTTGAGTGCAATGAAGGGGGGGAGACAGGGAGGAGGGACTAGGGAGTGA
- the LOC109712996 gene encoding uncharacterized protein LOC109712996: MGEIYADFADLVRRPAVAEMAIDLLLCTVPIWVAVMIGLVIGWSWRPRWTGLLFLGLRSKLRFAWTAPPGLGARRLWLAFTALSAFSVCRRLWASFKGKGEAAPRKGAEESSASPSPPPPLPLVEMSDGSSSVTFEGEHDVVTEKDLEHLLYLLDGKIGDAAWQNLMERTTHNMIYQAWRHEPEVSPIIYRSRTVFEDATPELVRDFFWDDDFRLKWDPMLVYFKTLEEFPQSGTMIVHWIKKFPFFCSDREYIFGRRIWESGKTYYCVTKGVPYPSLRKNEKPRRVELYFSSWRIRPVESRKQDGQLSACEVTLVHYEDMGIPKDVAKVGVRHGMWGAVKKLQSGMRAYQLMRRTENTLSRSALMARITTKIPTVGSYSLLDQEQCTDGMEEEAGADDDSEAKKAERHGIDWKWVVIGGTVAAVCVLHTGIIGKVLLVGGAVQRMGKKK; this comes from the exons atGGGCGAGATCTACGCGGATTTCGCGGACTTGGTGCGGCGCCCCGCGGTGGCGGAGATGGCGATCGACTTGCTCCTCTGCACGGTGCCGATCTGGGTGGCGGTGATGATCGGATTGGTGATCGGGTGGTCGTGGAGGCCGCGGTGGACCGGGCTCTTGTTCCTGGGGCTCCGGAGCAAGCTCCGGTTCGCGTGGACCGCGCCCCCGGGCCTCGGGGCGCGGCGGCTGTGGCTCGCGTTCACGGCGCTCTCGGCGTTCTCGGTGTGCCGGAGGCTGTGGGCGAGCTTCAAGGGGAAGGGCGAGGCGGCGCCGCGGAAGGGCGCGGAGGAGTCGTCGGCGTCGCcctcgccaccgccgccgctgcccCTGGTCGAAATGAGCGATGGGAGTTCCAG TGTAACCTTTGAGGGTGAGCATGATGTTGTTACTGAGAAAGATCTAGAGCACCTGCTGTATCTTTTGGATGGTAAGATTGGAGATGCAGCTTGGCAGAATCTGATGGAGCGTACTACCCACAACATGATTTATCAAGCCTGGCGTCATGAGCCTGAG GTCAGCCCTATAATCTATCGCAGCAGAACTGTTTTTGAGGATGCAACTCCAGAATTGGTTAGAGATTTCTTCTGGGATGATGATTTTCGGCTCAAATGGGATCCCATGCTTGTATACTTCAAGACTCTGGAGGAGTTCCCTCAGAGTGGAACTATGATTGTTCACTGGATTAAAAAG TTCCCATTCTTCTGCAGCGATCGTGAATATATATTTGGTCGACGGATATGGGAGTCCGGGAAAACTTATTATTGTGTTACTAAG GGAGTCCCGTATCCATCCCTACGTAAGAATGAAAAGCCAAGACGAGTTGAATTGTATTTCTCAAGCTGGCGCATCAGACCTG TGGAATCTCGGAAACAAGATGGGCAACTATCTGCATGCGAGGTCACTCTAGTCCATTATGAGGACATGGGCATCCCTAAGGATGTCGCAAAAGTGGGGGTCCGCCACGGCATGTGGGGGGCAGTTAAGAAACTACAGTCCGGCATGAGAGCCTATCAGCTGATGAGGAGAACAGAGAATACATTATCCCGAAGCGCTCTTATGGCGCGGATTACTACAAAGATCCCGACAGTCGGAAGTTATAGTCTCTTGGATCAAGAACAGTGTACCGATGGCATGGAGGAAGAAGCAGGTGCTGATGATGATTCCGAAGCAAAGAAGGCGGAACGTCACGGAATCGACTGGAAATGGGTCGTGATCGGCGGGACGGTGGCTGCTGTCTGCGTGCTACATACGGGCATCATTGGGAAGGTCTTGTTGGTCGGTGGAGCCGTGCAAAGGATGGGGAAAAAGAAGTGA
- the LOC109712943 gene encoding probable ureidoglycolate hydrolase, translating into MASKFAQSLSLSLSSFLLLLLLLLLLLFFSQTLATHHEDPIRKTMEEFSGYPTDPHHSFAPLSPSSLSVDEERLQGQIDELASFSDSPAPSVTRILYSEKDVLARSFVKGLMEQVGLAVREDAVGNIFGRWDGSEKGLAAVATGSHIDAIPYSGKYDGVVGVLGALEAINVLKRSGFQPRRPLEVIMFTSEEPTRFGISCLGSRLMAGSEALANSLKEIVDGQNISFFDAAKFAGYDIRAEDLRNVFLKKGSYFAFLELHIEQGPILEEEGIPIGIVTAIAAPASIKVEFEGNGGHAGAVLMPARNDAGLAAAELALAVEKYVLESGSIDTVGTVGILELHPGAINSIPSKSRLEIDTRDIDEKRRNVVIEKIHQAAVNISLCRGVKLSEFKIINQDPPALSEKSIINAMEVAAQQLNLTHKLMISRAYHDSLFMARISPMGMIFIPCYKGYSHKPEEYASIEDIANGVKVLALTLAKLSLE; encoded by the exons ATGGCTTCAAAATTCGcccaatctctctccctctccctctcctccttcctcctcctcctcctcctcctcctcctcctcctcttcttctcgcAAACCCTAGCCACGCACCATGAGGACCCGATTAGGAAGACCATGGAGGAGTTCTCCGGGTACCCGACCGATCCCCACCACTCGTTCGCGCCGCTCTCTCCATCGTCCTTATCCGTGGACGAGGAGAGATTACAGGGGCAG ATAGATGAATTGGCAAGCTTTTCTGATTCACCTGCGCCATCGGTGACTCGAATTTTGTACAGCGAGAAGGATGTGTTAGCTCGAAG CTTTGTGAAAGGACTAATGGAGCAGGTTGGACTCGCTGTTCGTGAGGATGCTGTCGGTAACATATTTGGTCGATG GGATGGTTCTGAGAAGGGGTTAGCCGCAGTTGCCACTGGTTCTCACATAGATGCCATTCCATATTCGGGAAAATATGATGGGGTTGTCGGTGTTTTGGGTGCTTTGGAAGCAATTAATGTACTAAAGAG GTCTGGTTTTCAGCCAAGAAGACCCCTGGAGGTAATTATGTTCACATCAGAGGAGCCTACACGCTTTGGCATCAGCTGTTTGGGAAG CCGCTTAATGGCAGGGAGTGAAGCACTAGCTAATTCCTTGAAAGAAATAGTTGATGGTCAAAATATTTCCTTCTTTGATGCTGCCAAATTCGCTGGTTATGATATTCGCGCTGAAGACTTGCGAAATGTGTTTCTGAAGAAAGGAAGTTATTTTGCTTTTCTAGAACTGCACATAGAGCAGGGTCCCATTCTTGAAGAAGAAG GTATTCCCATTGGTATTGTTACTGCCATTGCTGCTCCTGCAAGTATAAAAGTAGAATTCGAAGGCAACGGAGGTCATGCTGGAGCAGTCCTAATGCCAGCAAG AAATGATGCAGGATTGGCGGCAGCAGAGTTGGCATTAGCTGTTGAGAAATATGTTCTAGAATCTGGATCAATAGACACTGTTGGAACTGTTG GTATTTTGGAGCTGCATCCAGGAGCAATCAATAGCATTCCAAGCAAATCTCGCTTAGAAATTG ATACACGAGACATCGATGAGAAGAGAAGGAATGTTGTTATTGAAAAAATTCATCAGGCTGCAGTTAATATATCTCTTTGTCGAGGAGTTAAGCTGTCGGAGTTCAAGATCATCAATCAAGATCCACCCGCGCTGTCTGAGAAGTCAATCATTAATGCAATGGAGGTTGCTGCACAACAGTTAAACCTTACTCACAAGTTAATGATTAGTAGAGCTTACCATGATTCACTCTTCATGGCGAG GATATCACCGATGGGGATGATCTTCATTCCCTGTTACAAAG GCTACAGTCATAAGCCTGAAGAGTATGCTTCCATAGAAGACATTGCAAATGGGGTCAAGGTGTTAGCTCTAACACTAGCTAAACTATCACTTGAGTGA